The DNA segment tccaaggaaaacactGTATGCCAAATACAGTCACtatcttttcttgtctttattaCAACTAGTTCAACACACTTATTTCTATGTTTTAGGCATGTTTAATCTTGCATTTTGCGagccacaaaggaaaaaaaaaatatcacaaaatgcagattttgctGCCAGTTCTGTTGGATTTTGGCTAGGCTTCTTTACTAGTCAAATGTAGTACAGACCCCCAGAATCAGTATGGTAGCTTTCAAGAATATCAAGCCAAAACTGCCCTCACTCATCCTCAGTTCTGGCCATCTGCTTGAAGCATCTGGTAACTGGGTACATTCACCCACATCCAGAACGTGACTGCTCTCTTGCCAACTATGTGCCTAGGTAACTGCCAATATGTGCTTCTCCACTACTAACATGACAAGTGTCAAAAAAGAAGTTGAATATGTACGAATAAATCTAAATTAAACTAACACATTACTTTCACAAGTTACAGCAATCACTTTTTTGTCATAATTGCTTGATAATGGCAATGATAAATAAATCATGGAGCAAAACCTTTCTGAGGCTAACTATAAGAAGGATACCAAAGAttcaagtattttgaaaagttatttttaacatttaatccTTATTTTCTCTGACAACTAGAAAATATACACATGcagttattatttaaaaaaaaaaaaccaacaaaacaaacaagtaatACTAGCAATGGGATTTTAGATAAATCCATCAGAATTATTCATTTAGTAtccattttaagaagaaataggaaatcATTTCAGATTCTTTTCAGAATGTCTTTTTCAGTTAATCCATGTGTTTAAATTATTAGACATAATCTAACTGccacacattaaaaatattgcaagaGGATTTGGAGTGACTTATTAGAAATTAGAACATATATGACAAAACACAAATGGTGAAGAAATGTCCAACTTCTATTGAAATTCATCCTCTTGccatataaatataattctCTAACATTTCTGCTCATTCAAAAAGAATACCTAAAAATACCTAAAATTTCGCATGCTTCaaattagaagtaaaaaaaaatgtggtaaCTGTAATCATTGAAATGATTAATTCCTTTACTAAATATCATCAAACAaactttctgtcttcttttacTATGTCATTTGTGAAAAGGTCATATGCATTCAGTGGCAAGGGATCTTGTGATTAAAACTTAAAAGCACGAGAGACAGATCTGCAGAcagaaaatctaaaataaaaaactggAAAACTAATACAGGATCATAATAGTAAACCACTAGACTACCAttagaggaaaagaataaatccAAGAACTTTCTTTCTTGCCCCACCTGAATCATCAGTTGTCCTTCTCCTTCTATTTGAATTTTAAGCTTCACAGAGCAAatgttagttttgttttgcaacAGTTAGCACACAAAATGCTGTGGTCCTTATCCATTAATATGGCTCCAATGCACAATGCTTCTGCCACCACCAAATTAATGATAGTGGCAAAATTATGTACTATTTCTGTTAAGCACTGTGATTGTGATTGATAAATACCCTACATCGCATGCAGGTGGTTCCTCAGTTGACTGCCATTCCATGTCAACCATGGTAATCCAGTTTAAAATTGATTAGGAAACAAGTGCCATAACTTCTCCAACctccaatttttaaaaaaggttttatcAAATGTTAATTAACTTccactgaaaaattattttaaaatagcatatGTAATAAATTATcacatattatttttaaatattcctttgGCTTCCTTTTACTTTGCTGTTTTCATCacatcttttttaaatactggaTTTTCCAAGCTTTACAATTTATTGTATTGCAATATTTTCCAAACCACTGTAAGGTAATTTTTGATTGATACAAGAAATAGAACTACAATAAGTTCTTAATGAGTTGTACATGATGATAATTCCTCTGATAtctattaaattttatttttgatttttttaaattttattaacatgcaataaacaaaagcacaagGATAGCAGACCACACTAATTTAGTGAAAGTGAAAGCATAAATCTCGTGTAGATCTAGCCGATCGTGTTTTCCTGAAtctatctttatttttagattaaagTAACCTTATAGCACGTGATGGACACATAGAACTTTAAACAATGTGCAAAATCTTTTCATTCTTATCTTGTAATAGTCTAAGGTAAGAGAACTTGTCCTGTCTTACAGTCATGTTAAACACGTTAAGCTTGTGGCCTTCCTGCAGGCAAATTTATTCCAAGTAAGGAAAAAAGCGAAAAGTAGGTGTAACAAGTTTACAAAATAAGTATAAATATGTATGCTGAAATAATTATTCAGACACTGCAAATTATTTCTAGTGTTAAATACAAGTAGGTTTGCAGTTTCCTTTAAGTCTTGCACTTGAGGTTTTCAACCTAAGACTCAAACTCCAGCTGTCATCTGATGCTGTCATCTGCACAAGTTGAATACCTCAGAATGGAGACTGTCAGAAACACACCGATTTCCAAAAATCCTGATTCATGTTTTAATTTGAGACTATATGTTAGCTACAAGTAAGAATATAAAACCAGTATATACTGTAGTGaactgttaatttttatttgcagagaGAAATAGGATTCAAAATGAAACTGTGCTCCAGAGAGTAGAATGAAAGCAAGACTACATAGGCTAGTAGAAATTCTTTCAATTTTTACAAAGCCTGTATAATTTACGGGAACTGTATCAGGTCAGCCAATAAAGCTTAATActagaaatgtttcatttcagggttttatttcttttacgAAAATCTATTAtacaatatttttgtgttttaacataaacttgtatttctgcttcagtCACAAACCTTCTGTACATATTTCAACAAAAACATCCTCGTTACATttttatagaggaaaaaaaaaaagtttttgtgccagtgcttgaaaTAAGTCAAATAAGTAAGTTGTTGCATCTTTATATCAATTATGCCGTAGCAAAAATTccccaagaaaacattttttttctttttatcatagaacaaacaaggaaaaattacCTTATAAAATGTTCAAATTTAAGTCTGGATATTTCCATAATTAACACTTTAATAACTCCCGCAAACCCCTAAGTGTTGTACCTGCAATCAGGTGAGGTATGACATATCTCACATCCAAGTTTTAGTTAGTGACATTTCCAGATTTCTGTCCATTGAACTGCTCAAAGTGATTATAATGACAAGAATCGAGAAGTGGCTTTTTCAGTTGATGTGTTTGAAAGGTAGCTTTGTATGAAcagctgtgttttcaaaatgcttgCCACCTCTAAATTGGTTCTTGTGAAGTGAACTGTTTGCCTTATTGCCAGCAGGGCACATTGCAGTGTAGCTGCTGCATTCTTAGTTTTTATCACTGTCTCTCTAACTGctgaagtggaaaagaaagattgCCAAAACCTGAcgtgtttcttttcctttctgcccacTCTGACTTGGTTCTTAGCTGTCTGTTGCTCCAGTGATGAGAAACGTTGCTCAGTTTATTCATTCACTGAATGTCTTTTCCAGCTCAAATAATGGTGATACCCTCTTGGAAACCACATCTCCAGCTGCCAATAGCAGTAAATGAAACAAACTTAATTAAGACATACCAATCATTGTCTACAGAAGAGGTAATTAGGCTGCAAAGAGTAGCACACATCAGGGTGCATTTTTCTAAATGCGAGAGATAGCACCTTAAAAGCAAGAGGTACATCATATTTAGTAAGACAGCACATATGGATTGCAGTAGGGATGGACTTTTGGAAGAAATTGAATACGTccagaaagattaaaatagtTTCAGGACAAAAGTTCTACTACAGGACAGCAATAATATAAACACTGAATACCATTACTAATAAGCAACAGAAACCTTTTAGATGAAGACTTGATTTAGACTTTAACTGTACACAATCGGAAGCAAaccataacatttttttctggatgagaATATATACATACAGAGTGCACATAAAAATTTCTAAATGCAGCTGAGTAAAGAACTACATCAAAGACTCCAAAGCTACAatgcacagctcctgctgctgcttgtgtgAAAATACTTATCCCACAGCTCAGCTTACTGGTGATAATTTTCTGCTGAGCCTCATCTCTGCAAGCTTTTCTATTGTGCACCATAGTAGGTACAAGTTTTAAGAACTGCTTGCATCATGTTAAAAATCTGGAGAGGTCACCAAGACACACTAACAAAAGAGCTGTAACAAAAATAGTGCTTTTGCTTAGCAGACTATTtgaattaactttttttaaaaacagtaaaatacttTTCCACAGAAATCTCTGTGTATGCAAATCTCAGATATCTTTAAATACTACTCAAAGAAACAAGACAAATATCCTTCAGGTTCACTTTTTGCTTAACAGCATCTGTAAAATTGGACATCTGAAATGCAAAACTTTCACATGACACTCTGGATAGTACAGAGCACTTAGCTTTAAAGGACTGGAACCtattaataaaaatctgaaaatcacTGTTAGTAAGAGCATTTTGATTTAATCTTTATTTAGTGCTATCAGTACCTATTTACTATTATCAATACATTAATGAAGACAGGGAGTCGATGCATTCCCAAAGTTCAAAGTATCACAAAgttaaatgcttattttccaATACACTTATCTCTGTGACAGTACATTCTTCAAGGAAAGCAAACTTTAATTACAGTTTATAGTGTTGAGTGCAAGATATCAATTTCCATTAGGTTTATTTTGTTACAGTAAACTGCAGTTCACTTCTCAGTTCAAGAAGGTTTGTACACATCTCAGGGTTAGAAATTAATTACATACAGACAGACACATACACATAATCAGCACAAACAGCAGGCATAAGCAAAGTCATACCGCATAACTTCATTCTGGGTATTCATCTCTTCAAATAGGATCAGAAACGTTAACAACTGTAATCCCTGTTTCCTTACCATCTCTGTCAACATTGTATATCCAAGTCACACTGTAATACTATTATACACATAGAggccaagaaaaatatttttccactcaAATGGTTCTACACAATTTTTGCTGTGCATTTCACTATCACTTCTTTGTCTGCTATGCCATACTATGTGTACTATAGTCATATGATTTAGTTTAGGTTGTCCTGCAAGAAGTAGAGAATCAGATTCAACAGTCCttacaggtcccttccaacttcagatattctattctatgatgTTATAACCTCACAGGCCACCAAAGGTGTAAATACTActccaaaaaaaatattgtattccACACCTTGAATGACAGTTAATGTCCAatcattttcatataaaataatacatagcTATGacagtatttaataaaaaaaaaaatctctgaagtgAAACAATGTATTTTGGAACAATGACTGTGCAGGCCGGAAGAGACTCTGAAAATTATTCTACAATCTGTTATTCAAGGCACTCAATCCCAGTGTATATTTTATACAAGGCAGAAGCACTTTAACTGGAGAAATAAGAAAGATTTATCCTAGAACACCATGTGAGCGTGAGCTGGTGGCTTATTAGCTGGAGCAATCaccagaaagagagaagacatCAGATTAAATCATAAAGAATTTCAGCCTGGGCCTCCAACCTCTAGTTTTTTCTGCTGCCCTACGTGGAAAGCCCACTTTAATATATATGACATGAAAATGTCCATTGGTGCCCTTGTTTTTGCCTTGAGATTTGCAGAGAAGCTGAAGTATAAACTCAGGAGGAGTATAAACTCAAATCCAGGAGGATGTACACAAAAATGTAGTGGTTAACTGCTAAAACCTCTGAGGTACCTGCCACACACGTGAAAAGTTCATCATGTTGCACATCCTATTTTTCTCAGTGGCCAACAGCAAACGTCCAGtgaggagaagaaaaccagaTTAGCTACGTAGTTTTATATCCCCAGAATAATTTCCAAGTACTTGTACCAAGCAGAAGTCCCTGAGCATCACAGTGGaatcaaaatgctgaaatttaaCATGTGCAATTGCAGTTTGCCAAATctcaattaatttattattcaGGTAAGATTTCCAATGACCTTTCAATTACTGAAGGCTTAGATTTTGTTTTTGCCATCGTTATAGACACATTTTTAGTATACAATCCAAACAAAATTCCATGAGTCAATGGGACACATGCTTTAAAGTGCATCAAGAACACAACTCAAAAAATCCCCCACCCTCCCACCCCTGCCCGGCCATCCTCTTTTCTCCCTACATAATAATTTTCCTCTGTACATTAGGCATAGAATGATCTTTATTAATTGGGACAGTAGTCCATACAGGTCTACAGCAAGCACCATCTTGCTTCCTGGTGGCAAAATTAAGAGCAAGCTATAGGCTTCAACTATCCAGTgcaaacctttctttttctgtaaaccTGAAGTTAGTCTTTTTTCTCAGAACAAAGGAACAGATTATATTTTGCCTATTTCAGTCAGCATGttctttgcatttcagtatAATCTGGGCCATTTGCATAAAAACATATTATTAAGCCTCAAAACAGCAGAATGTTTTCCGTATGTTTATCTCACACATTGTCTGTTCACTTTATTAATACACTTacatgttaaaatattaaatgtccTTAAATGTACATAACACAAGCAGCAGCCTTAAAGACCTGACAAATGCACTTCAAATTGGCCCAGTGCTCATGTCGTGACCCCATTCAGCATGGTCCAACACCTTTCCTCTGAGCCGATATGGAATACCTACACGGTCAATATGTCTAATATGTGAGCctggaaataaaacctaaaatcCAAATCCTTGACAGCTGACTTTTGAAATTCTGTCTGTCTATACCAGGCACACCTCAAAAGTTATTTATCAATGTTAATGAAGCACTGATCTTATCTTACAGTTTGTAAACAATTTCACGGTGAATTTTAACACTAGAAGCAAGGCAAGAAAGGGCATAAACATACATCATGTGACAGTCTTCTGAGATAAAATCTGTTTAAAGTTATTGGAAAGTCTATATTTTGAAGCAAATTAAATAGTTATTGTGTACTATTTCAtatatgaaaacacagaagcttTTGAATTACGTGGCTTTGAACGAAATGTACACTCACagtaggattattttttttcttcacctggaAAAATCAACTACACACCAAAAATCTGGAGAAGACCTATTTGATACATCGAGATGCTAATGCTTCAGTCGTCACTGTAATTTGAGACATGAAGGCAATCTGTAACTTCATAGCAAATTTCAGATTCTTGCAGAGCTACAGACCAAAGAACCAACTGCTAGtgtagactttttttccttcttatcactttaagacactttttttcttgttataattCCTCGCAACTGAAGTTACTGAAgtcaaaaaaagcaagcaagtaaTTAGCCTGAATTTGCCAAGATGATGAGCTATTTATTATAAGGCACATATTTCATTCTAATtatcactttaaagaaaaaaaaaaaacaagtttttttcccaaacagcaGCTAcaaaaagaattagaaaacGAGAAAACTTGTGGATTATCAATTTTGTATATTTCTCTATAACTATCTTGCAGGCTTGCCTAAGAATGTCATCATTAGGAATGTGTATTGATCCAACCgttcctttttcctttgattaCACATAAATTATGTTCTTTATATTTATAAACTTCGTGTTCAAAAGTTAAATATTCATGTTCTGTAGGATGTCGCTCAGtgtttacattttcaaagcCAACAGAACTCAGTCTGCTTCTAGTgataactaaaagaaaaaagaaaatattttaaaggagcataaaatatgtagaaaaatcTCACTgatatattttgctttgtacTTCGTGGATGTTCATCTTTCTGTAGAGTAATGCTCCATTGGATGTATGACAAGCTACAAGTCTAAAGATATATTGCTATATTAACTTCATTTATGCTATCTGGATACCACTACAATACTCTAGGCAccacagtcattttcttttcttacttgcAATAATTAACACTAGAGAGCAGAAGATGGCTAAATTAATTTATAACTTTATAGTTTCTTATACtaattatttcctcttcttctatTTTAGGTCATCCTGTCATTCCCTCAAACACTAATCAGTCATGGGATTTGAAGTTAATACTACTAAATAAATGAATTGCTCAATCTCCAATGACCATCTATACATACTTCATTTTCACAAGGCTTATCAATTTTATGTTGTCAAGGACAAAGTGACCTTCATTTCCACAAAATGCCTCTTTTTACTGGACAAGTTGATTACAAGTGTATCACTTATCCTCAGGAAGAAAGTCCTTCGCAATCATCCTTTGACAAATGCAAGGATGTATATTATCAATTGACCAGGTCATACTGAATTCCAAAACCACAGCTGTGgagtacttttatttttctgaacatttgCGCTAAGATGAAGGACATGCAACCCAAAATCAATTTTCTACTTGGCCTAGTTATCACTGCACTAGTACAAgctgttgaaaaaaaagcagactgtCCAGAGTCATGTATATGTGAAATCAGACCATGGTTCACCCCCAAGTCTGTGTATATGGAGGCCCCAACAGTGGACTGTAATGATTTAGGCCTTTTTAACTTTCCTGCCAGACTGCCTGCCAACACACAGGTTCTACTTCTACAGACTAATAATATTGCAAAAATTGAACATTCGGTAGACTTCCCAGTGAATTTAACTGGTCTAGATTTATCTCAGAACAATTTATCCTCAGTGACCAGTCTCAACCTTCGAAAGACACCACAGTTGCTTTCAGTGTAccttgaagaaaacaaacttacTGAGCTCCCTGAAGAATGTCTCTCTGGACTCCACAATTTACAAGAACTTTATATTAACCATAACCTGCTTTCTGTGATTGCACCAGGAGCTTTCAAAGGCCTCAGTAATCTTCTCAGACTTCATCTCAATTCAAATGGTCTGCAAATGATCAACAGGAAGTGGTTTGAAGCTACTCCTAATCTTGAAATTCTCATGCTTGGAGAAAACCCAATAATCAGAATTGAAGATATGAACTTTGAGCCTCTTATCAATCTGCGCAGCCTAGTTTTAGCAGGCATAAATCTCACTGAAATACCAGATAACGCTTTGGTTGGCCTCGACAATTTAGAAAGCATCTCCTTTTATGACAATAGATTTGTTAGAGTGCCCCACATTGCTCTTCAAAAGGCtaaaaatcttaaatttctGGATCTAAATAAGAATCCTATTAACAGAATACGACGAGGAGATTTTAGCAATATGCTGCACCTAAAAGAGTTAGGAATTAATAACATGCCTGAACTGATTTCTATAGATAGTCTTGCTGTTGATAATTTGccagatttaagaaaaatagaagctaCCAATAACCCCAGATTATCATACATTCATCCAAATGCATTCTACAGACTTCCAAAGCTGGAGTCACTCATGCTTAACAGCAATGCGCTGAGTGCCCTGTACCGCAGTACAGTAGAATCCTTGCCTAACCTCAAAGAAGTTAGTATACACAGCAATCCCATTAGATGCGATTGTGTCATCCGCTGGATTaacatgaataaaacaaatattcgCTTCATGGAGCCAGAGTCCCTGTTTTGTGTAGACCCTCCTGAATTCCAAGGCCAGAATGTGAGACAGATACACTTCCGCGAAATGATGGAAATCTGTTTGCCCCTGATAGCTCCTGAAAGTTTTCCATCTACTCTGGATTTAAAAACTGGCAGCCACATTTCCTTGCACTGCAGAGCAACAGCAGAACCAGAACCTGAAATCTACTGGATAACACCATCAGGACACAAACTTCTGCCTAATACTATTTCCAATAAATACTACATTCATTCTGAAGGAACATTAGACATAAGAGATGTAACACAAAAAGAAAGTGGTTTATACACATGTATAGCAACAAATTTAGTTGGTGCAGACCTCAAGTCAGTTATGATTAAAGTGGACGGCTCTCTCCCTCAGGACAGCAATGGATCtttgaacattaaaataaaagatataaaatCTAATTCTGTTTTGGTTTCATGGAAAGCAAATTCTAAAATTCTGAAGTCCAGTGTTAGATGGacagcttttctgaaagctgagaaCTCTCAGGCTGCACAGAGTGCTCGAATACCATCTGATATAAAGGTATATAATCTTACACATCTAAATCCATCAACCGAATACAAAATTTGTATAGATATTCCCACTATCTATTCACAGAATAAGAAACAATGTGTCAATGTAACCACAAAAGGGCCGGACCTGGCAATGAAAGGCTATGAAATGAACAACATAATAGGATTCCTTGTCTGCCTTGGAGCTCTTTTGGGAATCATCTCTGTGATATATCTCTACATCTGCATCTCACGAGAGATGAACTGTGACGAGGGACATGGCTATCTAAAGAATTACCTGAAGAAACAATCCTTTTCACTGAATGAGTTTTATCCTCCTCTAATCAGTCTTTGGGATATGggcaaaggaaaaagcacagCAATGGAAGTAAAAGCAACTGCAATAGGTGTACCAACCAATATGTCATAAATATGTCAGTATACcactttatttctaaaataaaaagcacatgACTGCATTTGTGCTGaataaaaa comes from the Cuculus canorus isolate bCucCan1 chromosome 1, bCucCan1.pri, whole genome shotgun sequence genome and includes:
- the LRRN3 gene encoding leucine-rich repeat neuronal protein 3, which encodes MKDMQPKINFLLGLVITALVQAVEKKADCPESCICEIRPWFTPKSVYMEAPTVDCNDLGLFNFPARLPANTQVLLLQTNNIAKIEHSVDFPVNLTGLDLSQNNLSSVTSLNLRKTPQLLSVYLEENKLTELPEECLSGLHNLQELYINHNLLSVIAPGAFKGLSNLLRLHLNSNGLQMINRKWFEATPNLEILMLGENPIIRIEDMNFEPLINLRSLVLAGINLTEIPDNALVGLDNLESISFYDNRFVRVPHIALQKAKNLKFLDLNKNPINRIRRGDFSNMLHLKELGINNMPELISIDSLAVDNLPDLRKIEATNNPRLSYIHPNAFYRLPKLESLMLNSNALSALYRSTVESLPNLKEVSIHSNPIRCDCVIRWINMNKTNIRFMEPESLFCVDPPEFQGQNVRQIHFREMMEICLPLIAPESFPSTLDLKTGSHISLHCRATAEPEPEIYWITPSGHKLLPNTISNKYYIHSEGTLDIRDVTQKESGLYTCIATNLVGADLKSVMIKVDGSLPQDSNGSLNIKIKDIKSNSVLVSWKANSKILKSSVRWTAFLKAENSQAAQSARIPSDIKVYNLTHLNPSTEYKICIDIPTIYSQNKKQCVNVTTKGPDLAMKGYEMNNIIGFLVCLGALLGIISVIYLYICISREMNCDEGHGYLKNYLKKQSFSLNEFYPPLISLWDMGKGKSTAMEVKATAIGVPTNMS